GCCAGCTTTGGTGGGGACATCAGATTCCGGTATGGCGAGCTGAGCCAAAAGTAATTGCAGATCTTGCCGACCAACTCCAAATTTGGACTGCCGACAAACGAGTCTCCACGATTGAAGCACCTGAGGACAGCAGTGATGCTGGCAAAACATTCATCTGCGTTCGCGATAGTGAGTGCGATGACACTGAGATTGCCAAGGCCTTGGATGCAGCAGGCGCCCACCGCGATCCTGATGTGCTCGACACTTGGTTCTCTAGTGCACTATGGCCGATATCAACCATGGGCTGGCCTGATCCAGATCGCTTTGAAGACATGACTGGACTCCTAGAGAGATTCAACCCAACCAGCGTGCTCTCAACAGGCCGCGACATCATCACTCTTTGGGTGAGTCGGATGGTGATGTTCAATCGCTTCTTTATGAATGGAAACCTTCCATTTCGAGATGTCTACATTCACCCAATGGTCCAAGATGGTTTCGGCCAGCGCATGAGCAAGAGTCTGGGCAATGGCGTAGATCCACGTGACATTATTGCAACGCATGGTGTCGATGCGTTGAGATTTACCATGGCCCAAATCGCAACCAACACGCAAGATGTCCGGCTGTCGCTCGATCTCATTTGCCCATTCACTGGCGAAGTCTTCCAGCCCAAGTTCATAACATCACCAGCGGGCTATCAAGTCACAGCGCCAACCCAAGTATGCCCAAGTGATCCAAACAAAACCATGGCGACATCTTATGGCGTTGCTATTGGAGAAGTTCAGCCCACACCAGAACAACCATTGGCAAAGAACTCCTCAAGCAAGTTTGATCTCGGCCGTAACTTCTCTAACAAACTTTGGAATGCAACCCGATTCGTACTAAGCAAATTACCAGAGAGTGCACAAGACAGCGACAACGAGGCTCCACTGAGCCCCATCGATCGCTGGATGTTGACGCAATTATCGATCGCAACAAGATCTGTCAATGAACTGCTGGGCCAATATCAATTTAGCCAATGTATCGAAACACTCTACGATCTTATCTGGAGAGACTTTTGCGACTGGTATCTTGAGTCGATCAAGCCAACAGTCGCCGATTCCCCTGGACAGCAACGAGTACTTTCTACGGCTTTGGACGTGATCCTAAGACTCCTGCATCCAATCTGCCCTTTTGTGACAGAAACCTTGTGGCCTGCTTTTCTCGAAAAACGACTTGAGCCAATCCAAGGCGTGATACTTCCAGTTGCCGACTCACTCATGCTCACAGCCTGGCCTACCTTTGAATCAGATATTGAAGATGTGCCCGCAAGCAAACAGATCCAACGACTGCAAGTACTCGTTAATGCAATCCGGCAACTCCGGGCTGAGCACAAGATCCCACCAAGGGAATTGCTGACGGTCCAACTTTCAGATGACCTTCTTCCATTACTCGATGGCACGGAAGAAATCCTCAGCACACTCACAAAAGTAACGGTGGATTTTGATACTGACCAATCCTCTACCGGAGGCCTAAGCACTACCGTTGAGGGGCATGCCGTCATCCTTCGAGCCGCAGATATTGACACGGACCAAGAAATCAATCGATTGAACACCGTGATCAAAAAGCAACAACAGGCCATTGCCATGCTGGAGGGGCGGCTCAATAACCCCGGCTACGTCAAGAAAGCCCCGCCACAACTCGTGGAAGAGAGTCGCGCTCAACTCGAAAAAAACAAGGTTGATCTGGCTGCTGCACAGCAATCACTGGAATCCTTGAGCACCAGCAAACCATGAGGGGCCTGAACATCGGCTTCACTTGGCCTCTTGTTTTACGAGCTCATAAAAATGCGATGAGATTGTGCATGACACTGGGGATCGTCATGTTTATCTTGGGCTGCACCCATACCCATACGCGAAGTCGCCCAAATAGA
The sequence above is a segment of the Phycisphaerales bacterium genome. Coding sequences within it:
- a CDS encoding valine--tRNA ligase — encoded protein: MSTPSKKSAPSQAVGPSTLPTSYVPQEQEAIVMQRWEETDATHIPATPHHDQDCFSILIPPPNVTAALHLGHALNNTLQDILIRYHRMSGDEALWMAGTDHAGIATQTVVEKRLLQEGKRRTDFSREAFVARVQEWKDEYEATILNQLKALGASCDWPRTRFTMDPVCARAVHEAFFQLFQASLIERGKRLVNWDPVTLTALADDEVEMQDIDSFMWYLRYPLEHAIETNAGTLTTVTVATTRPETMLGDTAIAINPADPRAKQLVGMNVIVPIVNRTIPIIEDDYVIMPGTGDENEDPKAAFASGFLKVTPAHDPNDWDIGRRHELPIINVMAPDGSISSDHGWPANEFENGQADDAKPFIGLSREDARTAIVQWFQDNDLLEEIRPYSHAVGHSYRSHVPIEPYLSDQWYVKVTDDRLVGEAQRAQDPNQYDGCAPERADHSHREGDGQLKFFPPRYARMYQSWHDQLRDWCISRQLWWGHQIPVWRAEPKVIADLADQLQIWTADKRVSTIEAPEDSSDAGKTFICVRDSECDDTEIAKALDAAGAHRDPDVLDTWFSSALWPISTMGWPDPDRFEDMTGLLERFNPTSVLSTGRDIITLWVSRMVMFNRFFMNGNLPFRDVYIHPMVQDGFGQRMSKSLGNGVDPRDIIATHGVDALRFTMAQIATNTQDVRLSLDLICPFTGEVFQPKFITSPAGYQVTAPTQVCPSDPNKTMATSYGVAIGEVQPTPEQPLAKNSSSKFDLGRNFSNKLWNATRFVLSKLPESAQDSDNEAPLSPIDRWMLTQLSIATRSVNELLGQYQFSQCIETLYDLIWRDFCDWYLESIKPTVADSPGQQRVLSTALDVILRLLHPICPFVTETLWPAFLEKRLEPIQGVILPVADSLMLTAWPTFESDIEDVPASKQIQRLQVLVNAIRQLRAEHKIPPRELLTVQLSDDLLPLLDGTEEILSTLTKVTVDFDTDQSSTGGLSTTVEGHAVILRAADIDTDQEINRLNTVIKKQQQAIAMLEGRLNNPGYVKKAPPQLVEESRAQLEKNKVDLAAAQQSLESLSTSKP